The following proteins are encoded in a genomic region of Herminiimonas arsenicoxydans:
- the metG gene encoding methionine tRNA synthetase (Methionine--tRNA ligase) (MetRS) (Evidence 2a : Function of homologous gene experimentally demonstrated in an other organism; PubMedId : 8679580, 10600385; Product type e : enzyme) encodes MSNPLPRKLFVTTALPYANGAFHIGHIMEYIQADIWVRFQRMQGNQVDFVGADDAHGAPIMIAAEKAGLTPQQFVSNIAAGRKQYLDGFHIAFDNWSSTDSPENHQLAQQIYLDLKKAGLIASKTVEQFFDPEKNMFLPDRYIKGECPKCHTKDQYGDNCEVCAAVYSPTDLINPYSALTGATPVLKHSEHFFFTLSDPRCVAFLEEWVSGLDTDGKTHLQAEVANKVKEWFSARTNPDGTISEGLNDWDISRDAPYFGIEIPDAPGKYFYVWLDAPVGYLASLKNLLDKRGENFDAYMAEPALEQIHFIGKDIVNFHTLFWPAMLKFSGRKTPNKVFVHGFLTVNNGEKMSKSRGTGLDPLKYLSLGMNPEWLRYYLANKLSARNEDIDFNPEDFIARVNSDLIGKYVNIASRAAGFIAKKFDGRVVSDWATADDVFISKLRNVASEIQALYDQREYGKALRTIMEQADAINAYVDANKPWELAKKPENSAALQEVCSRLLEAFRILTIYLKPVLPELAKQVEALLNIAPLQWSDVGTPLPHNHQVNPYSHLMTRVEPKMLDALFDMPAVVDVTVNVPNGTSETEVAADSTIEAIAPEIKIDDFAKIDLRIAKIVNCEHVEGSDKLLRLTLDMGEGRLRNVFSGIKSAYQPEDLIGKLTVMVANLAPRKMKFGISEGMVLAASAADEKSNPGIYILNPWPGAEPGMRVG; translated from the coding sequence ATGAGTAATCCATTGCCGCGCAAACTGTTTGTTACAACCGCCCTCCCATACGCCAACGGCGCATTCCATATCGGCCACATCATGGAATACATCCAGGCCGACATCTGGGTGCGGTTCCAGCGCATGCAAGGCAATCAAGTCGATTTCGTCGGTGCCGACGATGCGCATGGCGCGCCCATCATGATCGCGGCGGAAAAAGCCGGGCTGACGCCGCAACAGTTCGTGAGCAATATTGCCGCCGGCCGCAAGCAGTATCTGGATGGCTTTCATATCGCCTTCGACAACTGGAGTTCGACCGACAGCCCGGAGAATCACCAGCTTGCACAGCAGATCTATCTGGACTTGAAAAAAGCCGGGCTGATTGCCAGCAAGACGGTTGAACAATTCTTCGACCCGGAAAAAAACATGTTTCTGCCGGATCGCTACATCAAGGGCGAATGCCCGAAATGTCACACCAAGGATCAATACGGCGACAACTGCGAAGTCTGTGCTGCAGTTTATTCGCCGACCGACCTGATCAATCCGTACTCGGCATTGACGGGCGCCACGCCGGTACTGAAACATTCCGAGCATTTTTTCTTTACGCTCTCCGATCCGCGCTGCGTCGCCTTTCTGGAAGAGTGGGTCTCGGGTCTGGATACCGATGGCAAAACGCACCTGCAGGCGGAAGTCGCCAACAAGGTCAAGGAATGGTTTTCGGCACGCACCAATCCGGACGGCACGATCAGCGAAGGTCTCAACGATTGGGATATTTCGCGCGATGCGCCTTATTTCGGCATTGAAATTCCGGATGCACCGGGAAAATATTTTTACGTCTGGCTGGATGCGCCGGTCGGCTATCTGGCCTCGCTGAAAAACCTGCTGGACAAGCGCGGCGAGAATTTTGACGCCTATATGGCCGAACCGGCACTGGAACAGATTCACTTCATCGGCAAGGATATCGTCAACTTCCATACGCTGTTCTGGCCGGCCATGCTGAAGTTCAGCGGCCGCAAGACGCCTAACAAGGTATTCGTGCACGGCTTTTTGACCGTCAACAACGGCGAAAAAATGAGCAAGAGCCGCGGCACCGGCCTCGATCCATTGAAGTACCTGAGCCTGGGCATGAATCCGGAATGGCTGCGCTATTACCTGGCCAACAAGCTCAGCGCACGCAATGAAGACATAGACTTCAATCCGGAAGACTTCATCGCGCGCGTCAACAGCGATCTGATCGGCAAGTATGTCAACATTGCCAGCCGCGCCGCCGGCTTCATTGCAAAAAAATTCGACGGCCGCGTTGTCAGCGACTGGGCCACGGCAGACGACGTCTTCATCAGCAAGCTGCGCAACGTCGCATCTGAAATTCAAGCGCTGTACGACCAGCGCGAATACGGCAAAGCGCTACGCACCATCATGGAACAAGCCGATGCCATCAACGCCTACGTCGATGCCAACAAGCCGTGGGAACTGGCGAAAAAACCGGAGAATAGCGCTGCGCTGCAGGAAGTCTGCAGCCGCCTGCTGGAAGCCTTCCGCATCCTGACCATCTATCTGAAACCGGTATTGCCGGAACTGGCGAAGCAGGTCGAAGCGCTGCTCAACATCGCGCCACTGCAGTGGAGTGATGTCGGCACACCGCTACCGCACAATCATCAGGTCAATCCTTATTCGCATTTGATGACGCGCGTAGAACCGAAAATGCTCGATGCCTTGTTCGACATGCCGGCAGTCGTGGATGTCACGGTGAACGTACCGAATGGCACGAGCGAGACTGAAGTTGCAGCCGACAGCACGATTGAAGCAATTGCGCCGGAAATCAAAATCGACGATTTTGCCAAGATCGATTTACGCATTGCAAAGATCGTCAATTGCGAACATGTGGAAGGCTCGGACAAGTTGCTGCGCCTGACACTGGACATGGGCGAAGGCCGTTTGCGCAATGTGTTCTCCGGCATCAAATCGGCCTACCAGCCGGAAGACCTGATCGGCAAACTGACCGTGATGGTCGCCAATCTTGCACCGCGCAAAATGAAATTCGGCATTTCCGAAGGCATGGTGCTGGCAGCATCGGCAGCGGATGAAAAATCCAATCCCGGCATTTACATCCTGAACCCATGGCCAGGGGCAGAGCCTGGCATGCGCGTCGGCTAA
- the gltX gene encoding Glutamyl-tRNA synthetase (Glutamate--tRNA ligase) (GluRS) (Evidence 2a : Function of homologous gene experimentally demonstrated in an other organism; PubMedId : 14764088, 4912521, 90074340, 93065273, 93229480, 2201777, 3015933; Product type e : enzyme) produces the protein MTARTPIRTRFAPSPTGYLHVGGARTALFSWAYARHFGGTFVLRIEDTDLERSTPEAVQAIIEGMEWLGLHHDEGPFYQMQRMDRYREVIAQMLAAGTAYYCYSSSEEVEAMRERQRAAGEKPRYDGTWRPEAGKTLPAIPADRKPVVRFRNPMEGDVTWLDVVKGQITISNRELDDLVIARQDGTPTYNFCVAVDDSDMKITHVIRGDDHVNNTPRQINILKALGAELPHYGHLPMILGADGAKLSKRHGAVSVMDYPAQGYLPEAMLNYLARLGWSHGDDEVFSMEQFTEWFDLDHLTKSPAQFDPEKLDWINNHYIKQADNTRLAGLIKPMMENLGAQFDNAPDLPAVIGLMKERVKTLNELAVTAMLFYRQPAPDAALLTQHLTDAVKPALAQYVEQLKTVAWGKDALSAALKEVLATHKLKMPQLAMPLRLIITGQLQTPSIDAVVELFGREVVLARIANYL, from the coding sequence ATGACCGCTCGTACTCCTATCCGTACCCGTTTTGCCCCCAGCCCGACCGGCTATCTCCACGTTGGCGGCGCGCGCACCGCGCTTTTTTCCTGGGCTTATGCACGCCACTTTGGCGGCACTTTTGTCTTGCGTATCGAAGACACCGATCTTGAACGCTCCACGCCGGAAGCCGTGCAGGCGATTATCGAGGGCATGGAATGGCTGGGCCTGCATCACGACGAAGGTCCGTTCTACCAGATGCAGCGCATGGATCGCTATCGCGAAGTCATCGCGCAAATGCTGGCGGCTGGTACTGCCTACTATTGTTATTCGTCGTCCGAAGAAGTTGAAGCGATGCGCGAACGTCAACGCGCTGCCGGGGAAAAGCCGCGCTACGACGGCACCTGGCGTCCTGAAGCAGGCAAAACCTTGCCGGCGATTCCTGCGGATCGCAAGCCGGTGGTGCGTTTTCGTAATCCGATGGAAGGCGATGTGACCTGGCTGGATGTGGTCAAAGGTCAGATCACGATTTCCAACCGCGAGCTGGACGATCTGGTGATTGCGCGCCAGGACGGCACGCCGACGTATAACTTCTGCGTTGCAGTTGATGATTCGGATATGAAGATCACGCACGTCATTCGCGGCGACGATCATGTCAACAACACACCGCGTCAGATCAATATCCTGAAAGCGCTGGGTGCAGAGCTGCCGCATTACGGTCACTTGCCTATGATCTTGGGTGCCGATGGTGCGAAGTTGTCGAAACGCCACGGCGCAGTCAGTGTGATGGATTATCCGGCACAGGGCTATCTGCCGGAAGCGATGCTCAATTACCTGGCGCGACTCGGCTGGAGTCACGGCGATGATGAAGTGTTCTCCATGGAGCAGTTCACGGAATGGTTCGATCTGGATCATTTGACCAAATCGCCTGCGCAATTCGATCCGGAAAAACTCGACTGGATCAATAATCACTACATCAAGCAAGCCGACAACACACGCCTGGCCGGATTGATCAAGCCGATGATGGAAAATCTCGGCGCGCAATTCGATAATGCCCCTGATCTGCCGGCAGTCATCGGCTTGATGAAAGAACGCGTCAAGACCTTGAATGAGTTGGCTGTCACCGCGATGCTGTTCTATCGCCAGCCAGCACCAGATGCAGCATTGCTTACGCAACACCTGACCGATGCGGTCAAACCGGCACTGGCGCAATACGTGGAGCAACTGAAGACAGTAGCGTGGGGCAAGGATGCATTGTCTGCCGCACTGAAGGAAGTGCTGGCTACACACAAGCTGAAGATGCCGCAACTGGCGATGCCTTTGCGCTTGATCATCACTGGACAATTGCAAACACCATCGATCGATGCAGTGGTTGAATTGTTTGGTCGCGAGGTCGTATTGGCGCGTATTGCAAATTATCTTTAA
- a CDS encoding putative transcription regulators (MarR family) (Evidence 3 : Function proposed based on presence of conserved amino acid motif, structural feature or limited homology; Product type pr : putative regulator), which translates to MSKFEKIFPSGGWCVEESVGYLLARSRTKLAKAVDIELAQHDITHAQGSMLLMLSSGNCSTAAELSRELYIDSASITRMIDRLEKRGLIVRMPRGDDRRVIHLQLTEVGAELAARLPDLYMGVLSHHFADFTVDEVATLKTLLRKLLFGSSETAGKDAKAGSA; encoded by the coding sequence ATGAGTAAATTTGAAAAAATATTCCCGTCCGGTGGATGGTGTGTAGAAGAGAGTGTGGGTTATCTGCTGGCACGCTCTCGCACCAAGCTTGCGAAAGCGGTTGATATCGAACTGGCACAGCACGACATCACGCATGCACAAGGCAGCATGTTGCTGATGCTTTCTTCAGGTAATTGTTCAACAGCCGCCGAACTGTCGCGCGAGCTGTATATCGACTCTGCTTCGATTACGCGCATGATCGACAGGCTGGAGAAGCGTGGACTGATCGTCCGCATGCCGCGCGGCGACGACCGGCGCGTCATTCATCTACAACTGACCGAAGTCGGCGCTGAACTTGCCGCTCGTTTGCCGGATTTGTATATGGGCGTACTGAGTCATCATTTTGCCGATTTCACTGTGGATGAAGTGGCCACGCTCAAGACCTTGCTGCGCAAGCTGTTGTTTGGTTCATCCGAAACCGCTGGCAAGGATGCAAAAGCCGGGAGCGCATGA
- a CDS encoding putative RND efflux system outer membrane lipoprotein NodT (Evidence 3 : Function proposed based on presence of conserved amino acid motif, structural feature or limited homology; Product type pt : putative transporter) has translation MKNSVHFYFASRRSLLAASCAVVLLSACASFKGIDSSARLQQPGDYATAASLPDQHGQWPDASWAHTIGGASLQALIDEAIAGNPNLQIAAARVAAARAVAEAAGAASSPAWSANFKSTYQRFSENYIIPPPYAGSYQSDNSLTLNFSYDFDFWGRHAAELRSALSQDKAAQAEQYNARLVIATSVAHAWIQLARLYAQLDLNQQQLEVSSKMAHLTQLRFKAGLDAKSENQQTRQQVASLGAEREQLQEQIALTRNQLAALLGQGPDRGRQIERPTLPADVATALPDALPLALLGRRPDIVAARWQVEAADGGIAAARTAFYPNVNLMAFAGFSSIGLSNLLQSGSRVVGIGPAVSVPILEGRTLRANLKGRVAEYDGMVATYNRALTDALHDVADQVASMRAVALQSEQQQRATQAAAGNLDLAQQRERVGTTNMLPALSAHMTLLAQRRMDLDLQARRSDLRVGLIKALGGGFDAQSQDLAKENPTPLNIPTSVRSAS, from the coding sequence ATGAAAAATTCCGTACATTTTTATTTTGCTTCGCGCCGCAGTCTGCTTGCGGCGAGTTGTGCCGTCGTGCTGCTGAGCGCCTGTGCCAGTTTCAAGGGAATAGACAGCAGTGCCAGGCTGCAGCAGCCTGGCGACTATGCAACTGCAGCCTCCTTGCCTGATCAGCATGGGCAATGGCCGGATGCTTCGTGGGCGCACACCATAGGCGGCGCATCGCTGCAGGCCTTGATCGACGAGGCGATTGCAGGTAATCCGAATCTGCAGATTGCCGCTGCGCGTGTCGCTGCTGCAAGAGCCGTCGCCGAAGCGGCGGGGGCCGCCAGCAGTCCTGCATGGTCGGCAAATTTCAAAAGCACGTATCAGCGTTTCAGCGAAAACTACATTATTCCGCCGCCCTATGCCGGCTCCTATCAATCGGATAATTCGCTGACACTGAATTTTTCCTACGACTTCGATTTCTGGGGCAGGCATGCAGCCGAACTGCGCAGTGCGCTGTCGCAAGACAAGGCTGCGCAAGCCGAACAATACAATGCGCGGCTGGTGATTGCGACCTCGGTGGCACACGCCTGGATACAGCTGGCAAGACTATATGCGCAACTGGATTTGAACCAGCAGCAGCTCGAGGTGAGCAGCAAGATGGCACACCTGACGCAATTGCGTTTCAAGGCCGGGCTGGACGCCAAATCAGAGAATCAGCAAACGCGCCAGCAAGTGGCCAGCCTGGGCGCGGAGCGCGAACAGCTGCAGGAACAGATTGCATTGACGCGCAACCAGCTGGCAGCGCTGCTTGGACAAGGCCCTGATCGCGGCCGTCAGATCGAGCGGCCGACATTGCCGGCTGATGTGGCGACTGCCTTGCCGGACGCACTGCCTCTGGCATTGCTGGGACGGCGTCCTGACATCGTTGCCGCACGCTGGCAGGTGGAAGCGGCTGACGGTGGCATTGCTGCGGCCAGGACTGCGTTCTATCCCAACGTCAACCTGATGGCCTTCGCCGGTTTCTCCAGCATCGGCCTGAGTAATCTGCTGCAAAGCGGCAGCCGTGTGGTCGGCATAGGCCCGGCCGTCAGCGTACCGATTCTGGAAGGCCGTACGCTGCGCGCCAATCTGAAAGGGCGCGTAGCCGAATACGATGGCATGGTCGCCACCTACAATCGCGCATTGACCGATGCCTTGCATGATGTCGCCGACCAGGTGGCATCCATGCGTGCTGTTGCATTGCAAAGCGAACAGCAGCAGCGTGCGACGCAAGCCGCCGCCGGCAATCTGGATCTGGCGCAGCAACGCGAACGGGTAGGCACCACCAATATGCTGCCGGCCTTGAGCGCACACATGACCCTGCTGGCGCAACGACGCATGGACCTCGATCTGCAGGCCCGTCGCAGCGATCTGCGCGTGGGCCTGATCAAGGCGCTGGGCGGCGGTTTTGACGCCCAGTCGCAAGACCTTGCCAAAGAAAATCCCACTCCACTGAATATTCCCACCTCTGTGAGAAGCGCATCATGA
- the emrA gene encoding Multidrug resistance protein A (Evidence 2a : Function of homologous gene experimentally demonstrated in an other organism; PubMedId : 21450803, 93285984, 94262163, 1409590, 8203018; Product type t : transporter), with the protein MNTTSPAAETSNSNNNGKRRRHLIIVSILLVLLLIAYGLWWAIYARHFEGTDDAYVAGNVVQVTPQVGGTVVAIHADDTELVHAGMPLVELDHSDAKVALNQAEAQLAQTVREVRTLFVNNGTLNANVALRVADVARARADLARRQELSGTGAVSKEDLEHARSALQTAESALQATREQLASNQVLTDRTSVASHPNVQRAAAQVQAAYLALARNTLPAPITGYVAKRSVQVGQRVAPGTPLLSIVPLTTLWVDANFKEVQVARMRIGQPVTLHSDLYGSSVEYHGKVAGLSAGTGAAFALLPTQNASGNWIKVVQRIPVRIALDPKELTERPLRVGLSMQVEVDIAHAEGTSLTAVTAARTEPVYQTAVFDNAGQEAEARVAQIIAANSNAALPTTH; encoded by the coding sequence ATGAATACGACCAGCCCGGCAGCAGAAACTTCCAACTCCAATAACAATGGCAAGCGTCGTCGTCATCTTATTATTGTTTCCATCCTGCTTGTGTTGTTGCTGATTGCCTACGGTCTGTGGTGGGCGATTTATGCGCGTCATTTTGAAGGGACCGATGATGCGTATGTTGCAGGCAATGTGGTGCAGGTGACGCCACAGGTGGGCGGTACGGTGGTCGCCATTCATGCCGACGATACTGAACTGGTGCACGCCGGCATGCCGCTGGTCGAGCTTGATCACAGCGATGCCAAGGTAGCGCTGAATCAGGCGGAAGCGCAACTGGCGCAAACGGTGCGCGAAGTACGTACGCTCTTCGTCAATAACGGTACGCTGAATGCCAATGTGGCCTTGCGGGTTGCCGATGTGGCGCGTGCCCGGGCCGATCTGGCGCGTCGTCAGGAGCTGAGTGGCACCGGCGCGGTATCGAAAGAAGATCTGGAGCATGCACGCAGCGCATTGCAAACTGCGGAATCCGCATTGCAGGCCACGCGCGAGCAGCTGGCATCGAACCAGGTGTTGACCGATCGCACTTCGGTTGCGAGCCATCCGAATGTGCAGCGTGCTGCCGCACAGGTGCAAGCCGCTTATCTCGCATTGGCGCGCAACACCCTGCCGGCGCCTATCACCGGTTATGTTGCCAAGCGTTCGGTGCAGGTCGGCCAGCGCGTCGCACCCGGCACACCGTTGTTGTCCATAGTGCCACTGACCACCTTGTGGGTAGATGCCAACTTCAAGGAAGTACAGGTTGCCAGAATGCGTATCGGCCAGCCGGTGACCCTGCATTCCGATTTGTACGGCAGCAGTGTTGAATATCACGGCAAGGTGGCAGGTCTGTCGGCTGGAACGGGCGCCGCTTTTGCCTTGCTGCCGACACAGAATGCGAGCGGCAACTGGATCAAGGTGGTGCAACGCATCCCGGTACGCATTGCGCTGGACCCGAAAGAGTTGACTGAACGTCCCCTGCGCGTGGGTTTGTCCATGCAGGTTGAAGTGGATATCGCGCATGCGGAAGGTACTTCGCTGACAGCGGTGACGGCAGCACGCACGGAACCGGTTTATCAAACTGCAGTATTCGACAATGCCGGACAGGAAGCAGAGGCGCGTGTGGCGCAAATCATTGCTGCCAACAGCAATGCCGCGCTGCCGACTACACATTAA
- the emrB gene encoding Multidrug resistance protein B (Evidence 2a : Function of homologous gene experimentally demonstrated in an other organism; PubMedId : 21450803, 93285984, 94262163, 1409590; Product type t : transporter) produces the protein MSATPAAALTPLNGTRLVVGTVALSLAVFMNVLDSSIANVSIPAISGDLGVSPQQGTWVITSFAVANAISVPLTGWLTQRFGQVRLFISSILLFVLASCLCGLAPSIEILIAARVLQGAVAGPMIPLSQALLLSSYPPAKSGMALAFWGMTTLVAPIMGPLLGGWISDNYTWPWIFYINIPIGIFAAWATWSIYRERESKTYKLPIDKVGLVLLVLWVGSLQLMLDKGKELDWFHSGEIIILASVAAVAFIYFIIWEIGEEHPVVDLSLFQGRNFSGGVIAISVAYGLFFGSLVILPLWLQTQIGYTATEAGKVMAPVGIFAIILSPIVGKLLPKIDARWVATTAFLIFSLVFFMRAEFTQDVDMMTLMIPTVIQGAAMAMFFIPLTSIILSGQSPDKIPAAAGLSNFVRIMFGGIGTSVMSTMWDNRTILHHAQLAEYTGAHNSAFTQAVNTLMARGMSEQAAWAVIDRQMTVQASTLAATDLFWMSGIMFLCLIGFIWITKRSKASGGADAAGAH, from the coding sequence ATGAGTGCAACTCCCGCTGCCGCGCTGACGCCGCTGAACGGCACGCGACTCGTCGTCGGTACGGTAGCCCTGTCGCTGGCGGTGTTCATGAACGTACTCGATTCATCGATTGCGAACGTATCGATACCGGCGATTTCGGGCGATCTCGGCGTCTCGCCGCAGCAGGGCACGTGGGTGATTACTTCGTTTGCGGTGGCAAATGCGATTTCGGTGCCCTTGACCGGCTGGTTGACGCAGCGCTTCGGCCAGGTGCGTTTGTTCATCAGTTCCATCCTGCTGTTCGTGCTGGCGTCATGCCTGTGCGGTTTGGCCCCGAGCATAGAAATCCTGATTGCTGCACGTGTCTTGCAGGGCGCGGTGGCTGGCCCGATGATTCCCTTGTCGCAGGCGTTGCTGCTGTCGAGTTATCCGCCCGCGAAGAGTGGGATGGCACTGGCGTTCTGGGGCATGACGACGCTGGTGGCGCCGATTATGGGGCCGTTGCTGGGTGGCTGGATATCGGATAACTACACATGGCCGTGGATCTTCTACATTAATATCCCGATCGGTATTTTTGCTGCGTGGGCGACGTGGTCGATTTATCGCGAACGTGAATCGAAAACCTACAAGCTGCCTATTGATAAAGTTGGTTTGGTCTTGCTGGTGCTGTGGGTTGGTTCCTTGCAATTGATGCTGGACAAGGGCAAGGAACTGGACTGGTTCCATTCAGGCGAAATCATTATTCTTGCATCGGTGGCGGCAGTGGCCTTCATCTATTTCATTATTTGGGAAATCGGCGAAGAGCATCCGGTGGTGGATTTATCCTTGTTCCAAGGCCGTAATTTCAGCGGTGGCGTGATTGCTATTTCAGTTGCCTACGGTTTGTTCTTCGGCAGTCTGGTGATTCTGCCCTTGTGGCTACAGACGCAGATAGGCTACACCGCGACGGAGGCCGGCAAGGTGATGGCGCCAGTTGGTATTTTTGCGATTATCCTGTCGCCTATCGTCGGCAAACTGTTGCCGAAAATCGATGCGCGCTGGGTGGCGACGACGGCCTTCCTGATTTTCTCGCTGGTGTTCTTCATGCGTGCAGAGTTTACGCAGGATGTGGACATGATGACGCTGATGATTCCTACCGTGATTCAGGGTGCGGCGATGGCGATGTTCTTCATTCCGTTGACCTCCATCATCCTGTCCGGTCAATCACCAGACAAGATACCGGCAGCAGCAGGTTTGTCCAACTTCGTGCGTATCATGTTCGGCGGTATCGGTACTTCCGTGATGTCTACGATGTGGGATAACCGTACCATCCTGCATCATGCGCAATTGGCTGAATACACAGGCGCACATAATTCTGCTTTTACACAAGCGGTGAATACGTTGATGGCGCGCGGGATGTCGGAGCAGGCGGCATGGGCGGTGATAGACCGGCAGATGACTGTGCAAGCGAGTACCTTGGCGGCAACCGATTTGTTCTGGATGTCCGGCATCATGTTCCTGTGCCTGATCGGTTTTATCTGGATTACCAAACGCAGCAAAGCCAGCGGTGGTGCAGATGCAGCCGGCGCGCATTGA
- a CDS encoding conserved hypothetical protein (Evidence 4 : Homologs of previously reported genes of unknown function), with amino-acid sequence MTFPSTLHLFCRVVDNYGDIGICWRLARQLQQEHGVIVTLWVDDLASFQRICPEVALDTEIQQVAGVTVRHWRNQDGVFSAGDVADIVIEFFACDIPPGYIVAMAECNPRPVWLNLEGLTAEEWVEGCHTLPSPHPRLPLTKHFFFPGFTSKTGGLLHESALEEERRKFQSDTAAIRVFFAQFGLTPAEMASLKVSLFCYPHAPVKALFDAWQNGASTITCLVPEGVAVEAVQSFLGMDAQAGAVQTRGALTVRILPFVAQSDYDRLLWACDINFVRGEDSWVRAQWAGKPFIWHIYPQDENLHHKKLRAFLQRYALDIASLMAFSLHWNDAGPALAEEQADWPALWQRLQADRVCIERRSADWRRQMLENGDLAGNLLKFAEGLHSAAAKN; translated from the coding sequence ATGACTTTTCCATCAACCTTGCATCTGTTTTGCCGTGTCGTCGATAATTACGGCGATATCGGTATTTGCTGGCGTCTTGCGCGGCAATTGCAGCAGGAACATGGCGTTATCGTCACCTTGTGGGTAGACGATTTGGCCAGCTTCCAGCGGATTTGCCCCGAGGTTGCGCTGGATACGGAAATCCAGCAAGTCGCCGGTGTGACGGTACGCCACTGGCGGAATCAGGATGGCGTGTTTTCAGCAGGTGATGTTGCCGATATCGTCATTGAGTTTTTTGCCTGCGATATTCCACCCGGCTACATAGTTGCCATGGCAGAGTGCAATCCGCGTCCAGTATGGCTCAATCTCGAAGGGCTGACAGCGGAGGAATGGGTGGAGGGTTGCCATACCTTGCCGTCGCCGCATCCGCGCCTGCCGCTGACCAAACATTTTTTCTTTCCCGGTTTCACCAGTAAAACGGGTGGCCTGTTGCATGAATCTGCGCTGGAAGAAGAGCGCCGGAAATTTCAATCGGATACTGCGGCCATAAGAGTTTTTTTTGCGCAGTTCGGTCTGACGCCGGCAGAAATGGCATCGTTAAAGGTTTCCCTGTTTTGTTATCCGCACGCGCCGGTTAAAGCGTTGTTCGATGCATGGCAAAACGGTGCGTCGACCATCACTTGCCTGGTGCCGGAAGGCGTGGCAGTCGAGGCGGTGCAATCCTTCCTGGGAATGGATGCACAAGCGGGAGCAGTACAAACGCGCGGCGCGCTCACTGTACGCATCCTGCCTTTTGTTGCGCAATCCGACTACGACAGATTGTTATGGGCCTGTGATATCAATTTCGTGCGCGGCGAGGATTCATGGGTGCGTGCGCAGTGGGCAGGCAAGCCGTTTATCTGGCATATCTATCCGCAGGACGAAAACCTGCATCACAAGAAATTACGCGCCTTCCTGCAACGTTATGCACTCGACATAGCAAGTTTGATGGCCTTTTCTCTGCACTGGAATGACGCCGGGCCTGCGCTTGCGGAAGAGCAGGCCGACTGGCCTGCGCTTTGGCAGCGACTTCAGGCCGACCGGGTCTGCATTGAGCGCCGGTCTGCCGATTGGCGGCGGCAGATGCTGGAAAATGGTGATCTGGCTGGCAATTTGCTGAAATTTGCGGAAGGGCTGCACTCAGCGGCGGCAAAAAATTAG